The following nucleotide sequence is from Alkalihalobacillus sp. LMS39.
TATTCTTCGGTCTTACACAACGTCAGTTAATTGGGTTTGGTGTAGCTGTAATTTCGGGAACTGCTACCTTTTTAGCATTGAAGCCCATTAGTATAGATGCAGGAATGTACGGATTATTTTTTTCAGGAGCACCCATTTTCTTTGCGACAATCTATCAGAGAGACGGTATGTACACAGAACAATGGATTAAGTTAATTATCGAACACAAATACCTTAATCCATCCAGAAGATACTTTAGAGTATCAAAACGGAACTTACCATTAGCAAAAGAAAGGAAGGTGGTGCAACGTGCAAAAAAACGTAGGAAGTCACAAACTAGAAAGCTCAAACAAACTAAAGCGACGAAACCTGTTTCAAGTTCTACAACTACTGACAGACAAAAAACGGAAAAAACGAACGTCAACACAAGAAACACTTAATTACAACAAGATGTACCAAAACGGAATTTGTAATGTATCAGGTGATATTTACAATCGAATGATTCGCTTTTCTGACATTAGTTACCAACTTTCACAAGACGAAATTAAGCAACGTATTTTTGCTCAATATAGCTCATTGTTAAACTCATTTGACAATACAGTAAAGATTCAATTTTGCTTTATTAATTACCGATTGCCAAGAGAAAACAATCACAAAGAAGTAATTGAAACTATCAAAACCAGAAGTGATGTAGATGTTTCTGAGTTCGAATCATTAAAAGAGGAATATTTTAACTTTCTGGAAGAACAACGTCAAAAAGGGAGTAATGGAATCGTCAGAAATATGTACCTCGTATTTTCAATTGAAGATCCTAGCTATGAAAGTGCTGTGCGTAGATTAAACAATATTGAAGCTAATATACAATCAAACTTTCAGCCGATGGGAGTCAGTACAGAAGAATTAGACGGTATGGAGCGTTTATCGATTATTAACTACTTATTAAACGGAAACAGTAAACATTATATTGATTTAGATTCTGTGCAAACAAACGAATTTAAAAAATACGCTTTCAAAGATTTTATAGCTCCTAAATTTATAGAATTTAAGCCAGAACAATTTACAGTGAACAGTAAACATGGAGCTACCCTGTATTACAGTGTTGAAGCTAACGAACTATCAGATCGAGTATTAGCTGAGTTTTTGGAATTAGATTTAGAAATGTTAGTAAGTATGCACATTTACTCATTAGACCAACAAAAAGCGGTTCGAATGGTTAAAAGAAAATCTTCTGACCTCGATACGATTAAAATTGAAGAACAGAAAAAAGCACTTAAAGCAGGATACGACATTGATATTCTCCCTACAGACTTAGACATGAATGTTGAGGAATCAAAGAAAATATTAAAAGAATTACAACGTGAAAACGAAAAGTACTTTTTCTTAACGTTAACAATTACTGTTTTTGAAAACCAAAAGAAAGACTTAGACAATGCTATTTTTAGAGTTCAAAGCATAGCTGCAAAGCAAAATTGCACTCTAAAGAAAATGAAATATCAGCAAGAAAAAGGGTTCATTAGCGCTTTACCTCTAGGTGTAAATTTGAACGAACCTGAATTAGAAAGAGGTTTAACAACATCATCAACCGCTATCTTTGTGCCTTTCACTACACAAGAGCTATTTCAAGAAGACAATGAACCCATTTATTACGGTCTTAATGCTCTTAGTAATAACATGATTCAAGTATCGAGAAAGAGCTTAAAAAATCCGAATGGATTAATGCTAGGTACACCAGGTTCAGGTAAGTCTTTTTCTGCGAAAAGAGAAATCATCGACACATTCTTACGAACAACCGACGACATTTTAATCTGCGATCCAGAAGGAGAATATTTCCCTTTCGTAAAAAGGCTTGGCGGTGACGAAGTAAAGATAGCCATTAGGTCAGATCACTTTATAAACCCCTTAGATATATCGTTAGAGTACGGTGAAGGTGAAAATCCTGTTGCATTCAAAAGTGATTTTATTTTAACGATGATGCAACTAATAGCTGGCGGTAAAACAGGATTAACAGCTCGCCAAAAAACAATTGTTGATAAATGTGTACAAATTATCTATCGGCCATTTATTGAAAATCCTATTCCCGAAAATATACCGATATTAGAAAATTTGTTTAATGCTTTCAAAAATTCTAATTCAGTTGAAGGGAATGACTTAGCTGACGCTCTAGAATTGTATGTTCATGGCTCACTAAACATTTTTAACAACCGAACAACAATTAATACGAACAACCGTTTGATTTGTTTCAATATCAAAGAGCTTGGTTCAAACTTACGGGAATTAGGAATGTTAGTCCTGCAAGACCACGTTTGGAACAAAGTTACAATGAACCGAAACAAAAAAAGAACATGGTATTACATGGATGAATTTCATAAATTACTTGCTGAAGAACAAACGTCAAATTACAGCGTTGAGTTTTGGAAGAGATTCAGAAAATGGGGTGGAATACCAACTGGAATCACACAGAACGTAAAGGACTTGTTATTAAGTCCTCGTATTGAAACAATCATTGATAATACTGACTTTGTTTATTTACTGAATCAGGCAACAAGTGATCGGGTCATTTTACAACAAAAGTTTGAAATTAGTAATTACCAAGCAGACTACATTACTAATTCAGATGAAGGGTCAGGGTTGATTGTTTATAACGGTATAATCTTACCATTTAAAGACAAGTTTCCTCACGACAATTCTTTATATCCAGTAATGACAACAAAAACCGATGAAATCAAACAGTTTGAAGAAAAAAAGCTAAGGATTATTCTTGATAGTCAGTGAGGTGACCTGTTATGGCTTTAAAAAAACAATATGATAATTCTCAAAAATTACAGCCACAGCTTGACGAAAAAATTAAACCGACTAAGAAAAAAAGTGGTTCCTCAATCCTTGCTAAAGAAACAGTAAAGTCTACTAGCGATAAAATCGTTAAAAGCAGTGTGAATAAATACAGCCAAGAATTACAGCGTGACGATGTAGGTGTTGAAGTTGTTGGGAAAACAACTGAAGTTGTTACTAAAGTAGGTAAAAAAGTAAACACAATCCGTAAAGAGAAAAAACTCAAACAAAAAAACTCTGATATAAAGCTAGTGAAGAAACGAAATTCGAGTGACAACTTTATAAAAAAATTGTCTAAACAACCCACAGCGTTATCGACAAAGGCAATCAAACGAGGGGTCTCCAATTATAAAAAGCAGCTCGAAAAAGACGATGTAGGTGTTGAAGTAGTCGGGAAAGGTGCAACACTTACAAAAGAAGGAGTTAAAACTCTAGAAAGAGCTAACAAAATAAGGAAGCATCGACTCAATCAAGAAAAACTTCAGGGTATGTCAACAAAATTATCTGGTGGCAACCAAAAGCTTTCAACGAAACAAAGTCAAAAAAGCAAACTCACAAAAAATGCTAAATCTCAACTGAAGAAGAAAGTAATGAAAAGAAAATTGTATGCCAATAAGGGCAAACAGAAAGCTATATCTGCCATTTCAGGCGGTATAAAAACATTCTTTAAAAGCATCGGAACGAAAGCTTCACTAACCGCTTTAAAAAGCATGTTGGGTACAAAATTGGCGGTTGGTGCTGGAGCACTTTTTATAAAATTAACACCGATTTTCCTTGTTTGTCTTCTACTCTTTTCTTTAATTGCTTTCTTTATGTTTGGTGGTGGTGGTGTTCAACAACAAATAGAAGCCGAAATAGGAACATCGAGGAATCTATCACCCGAAGTTGAACAATGGAGAGACCTAGTCATGACTGAAGCTGAAGCACAAGGAATGAGTGATTATGTAAATTTAGTTCTCGCTATAATCCAAGTCGAATCGGGAGGGAGAGGTACTAGGGATATTATGCAATCTTCCGAATCCGCAGGATATCCACGTAACTATTATCAAACCGAGGAGGAGTCCGTTCGACAGGGGATTAAATATTTAAAGCACATTGTCCTTATTCTCAAAGGTTATGAAAAAGGCTATGAAAACAATGCTAAATTAATTGCACAAAGCTACAATTTTGGTGCTCCATTTGCACATTATGTAGGTAATTTAGGTGGAGAGTTCGATTTAGAAGTCGCTGAAGCTTATAGCCTTACTGTTGTTGCGCCAAGTTTAGGTAATACAACAGGAGAGACATACCCATATGTGAATGAAATATCAGTCCGTCTCGGAAAACCTTACTTATACCGTAACGGTGGGAATTTCATGTATGGGGAATTGGTCGGTCAATACATTATCAACACTGCTCTTTCAGGAGATTTTGCCATCGTAATGGAAGAGTTGTTGAAATACCAAGGAACTCCATATGTATGGGGTGGAAAAACCCCAGATACAGGATTTGATTGCAGTGGATTAGTTGCATGGGGTCTTAAACAAATCGGTATTAACTTACCTTCCCCTGCAGCTGCTCAATTTCATAACACGATACCAATTGATATAGAAGATGCTCAACCCGGTGACCTTATATTTTTTAGGGGAACATACGGTGGTCCGAACCACATATCACATGTAGGGTTTTATATTGATGAAACAACAATGTATGACTCTAACAGTAATGGTGTAGGTTACACAGATTGGAAATTGCCATACTGGCAACATCACTTTTTAGGAATTAGAAGAGTCGTTAAATAAATTAGGAGTGTTTAACATGAGTAAAGTCAAAAAAATCGAGGAACGAATCGAAAGCTATACCGAAGCTCTTAAAGCAGAAATGCAAAATAGTAGCGATACGACGAGATTCAATAATTACAAAGAGGGGTGAAAACAAATGAAACATAAACTCGTTAAACGATTATTAATTGCTAGTTTATTAGTTTCTGCTCTTATCGTTACTTCCATTACTACAGCCTATGCTAATGAAGATGAGGAATCTGTTGACGTTGGCGATCCACCTAGTGGTGAAAATGTAATCAGAAACGAAAATGAAGTTGAAATTGATATAGACACTCCTGCAAGCGTGACAGGGGAACGAATGGAAGGCAATGGAACAGTCGTTGATTTTACAACAAGTGGTTCAAAAGCGTTTTACACGATTGTAGATAATGACCAACAAACATTCTATTTAATTATTGATATGGACAAGCCACAAAATAATGTGTATTTCCTTTCAGATATTAATCGAGCTGAATTAGGTGTTGCGGCTGCTAACACTCCAGACGATCAAGCTAGAGTTGCTCCCACACCTCCAAATGGAATGGAAGAACCTGAACTAGCATTAGAATCGGAGGACGTAACAGGAACAACATCTGGAACAGATACAGATGATAATAATTTAGGCTTCTTATTAACAGTTGTAGTTATAGGTATAGTCGGAGCGTTTGCCTACTTCTTCTTAGTAGTAAAGAAGAAGCAAACCAAAAATAAATCTGAAGATAATGCAGTAATGTCTGAAGACTATGAGGATGATTTCGAAGGTGATATGTACGAGGAAGATTTTTATGAAGAAGACCATACAGAAACGGAACAACAACAGCAAGAAGATAGATGATTTTAAAAGTCTATATAAAAAGAAATCTGTTTCATCTTCCTCGTAAGCAAAATGATTTAACCGAATTAATTAAAGAAAAGTTTTACAAAAACAAAACATTAGTAAAGACTGCTTTCCAAAAATTATATTCGATAACTGAAATAGAAAATGAAAATATTGTTGTAGAACGAAACACTAACATTTTTCTGTTGAATTTATATTTGCTAGTTCTCCAAGAAAAAGGAGAACTAGCCTTCACAGAAAAAGTGGAATTTAATGATAAAGTACTTCTGCAAAAAATTGAAGAAAAAACAAGGTTGAATGTATTGAACGATTCCATCGAAGACATTGAAGAATTAGTCTTAAACCACTTATATCCTACTGAGCAGAAAGCAACAAAAAAAGAACGTTTATTAGATACAAAAGATACAAGCAGCCGAGCTACTTTCGATCATATCGATTTTAGTATCGAATGGATTAAAAAAGCTCATAACAAATTAAACGAATAAAGGAAGGAGCAAAAAAATTGTTAAGAAGAACGCTAATTTTCCTTATTTGCTTGGTATTGTGTTTTTCGTTACCGTTCAATGTTGGTGCTGTCGATTCGCTTTCAGACCAAAGACAACACTACTTGAAAATAACGTATGACGATAAAGTCATCTTTCACGAACAAATTGCCGAAGGTAAAATCATTCAAGTGAAAAATGCTCATGGTGACATTATAAAAAGCGAAGTATTAAAACGAGAAGAAGTTTATGAATTAAGGGAAGTAGAACCCTCACAGGGCTATGTGTTGAGTTATTGGGATATTCAAGAAGACGAAAAATATTTGGTTGTTACTCCTGTTTTAACAGAAGTGAAAGCAATCAATATCACATTTAACGCTTTGGAAGGAGGTGAATTAATTGAAAATAACGCTCAAACAAGGGTTATTACAAAAAGCGTGGATAAGGGAACACTCTTAAAAGAGGTATTACCTAAAACAAATCCTCGTAAAGATTACAAGTTATCAGGATGGTATTTAAAAACAAACGATAAGAAATTTAAAAAAATTGAAAACCTGACATCATTAGAAGTATCTGGCCCAAATGAATATTACGCAAAATTTTATCCAGACATAAATGACAATAACATCGATGATCGTACAGAAAAAATCAAGGTGAAGTTCAGACCTAATACCGGTAAAAAAATCAAAAATAAGACTATATTTGTTGGAGAATCTTTTGAACTACCAAAGCTGGAACGAAAGAATTATATTTTTCTCGGTTGGTACTATGATGAAGATTTCAAAAACAAATACAGTAACCAAGACCGACTAATGGAAGATACTACGTTATATGCACGATGGGAAAAAGCTGAAAAAGTTTTACAAGAAAGTGAATCAGAACCCATTACAGACAAAGAAATTTCAGACCAAATTGAACATTACTTAAATGAAAGATTACGAGAAATTGAAGAACAACTTTTACAAAGGTCATCTGGTAATAGAAATGAAAGTTCCAATAGCAACAACGACAGTAACAACAACATACTTGACCAAATCGATGGATTTGAATTAGGCGGAACTCAAAACAATCCATATACCTACAACGAAGTTTTGACATACACAGAGACAAAATACGTTTTCAATAATACCAACATTGGTGAACGTTATATGATTAAGTTTAAAGACCAAAATAATCAATTTTTATTCAGTTTAACTTTGCCTTATGGGAGATCCATTCATGTGCTGCATGAAAATGAGAGTATTCAAAAAGAATACGCTGTGAGGCAGGAAACAACGATTAATTTAAACATACCTGATTTTGTTCATAACGAATCCGAATTTATCGGTTTCGATTCCAGAACAAAAAGAGTAAATAGTTCATCCATTACAGAGGTTTATCCCAAAGTGCAACAATATCAACCTACGGATGTACTAGTATCCAATGAGCTAGTCGAAGAATTAGCAAGTGAAGAAATAGAAAGTGCATCACATATAATTGCTCTTATTTCAACAGTGATATTGCTTGTACTTGTTATCGCTATAGTTATTTACTTCATATTTTCACGTCAAAAAAGCAAAAAATCTGACGTTGTAAATGTGAAATAAAATGAAATAAAAAATTTTAAAGTAGAGGAGTTTTGTATTATGTCATTCTTTTTGACAGGTGTAGATGTTCTTCAGAAGTTGGTAATTTTAATCGGTGCTGGATTAGGAGTTTGGGGCGTAGTTAACCTACTAGAAGGTTACGGAAATGATAATCCTGGGGCAAAGTCTCAAGGTATGAAACAATTTATGAGTGGAGCAGGGATTGTAATAATCGCTATGCTTTTAATTCCTCAGTTAAAAACTTTGTTCGCCACATAAATAAAAAGATACAACTGACAAGGGCGAGTTGAAAAACTCGTCCTTATTATTTTATAGAAGGAGTAGATAGCATTGATTGAAAAAATGAAAGCAAACAAAGTCTATCTCACTTTGGGCGTATTTTTATTTGTTTTAGTAAACTATTTGTCTTATTATTTTCGGGTGACATTTGCTCACGACTTTCTTACAGGTTTCAATTATCTTTTTGAGCAACCTAAATACTTATTTTACGCTTTCCCTTTATCTTTTAATATAACTGATTTAAGTATTGCTTCTGTGGTTATTGCGGTCGGTGCGTTACTTCTATATGAGAAAAACCAAAACAAAAAGAAGTATAAAAAAGGTGTTGAACATGGTTCTGCGGAATGGGGAACAGTCGAAAGAGATTTAAAGGGTATGTACGATGAAAATGACCAATATAACAATCTCATTTTTAGCGAAAAAACAAAAATAAGATTAGACGATACAGGCACTCCATTTGATACAAGACGTAATAAAAATGTCATTTATATCGGGGGTTCAGGTAGTGGTAAAACCCGTTTTGGAGTCAAGCCAAATTTACTTCAAATGAACGCTAGTTTCGTTGTTACTGATCCGAAAGGAACAATCGTCAATGAAGTAGGGATGGCACTAAAAAATGTCGGAAAATACAAGATTAAAATTTTTAATACAACCAATTTTAATAAATCAATGAAATACAATCCGTTAAGCTACGTCAAGACTGAACAAGATATTTTAAAACTAGTTGAGACAATTATCTCTAACACAACCAATGAAGATTCACAGTCCGAAAGCTTTTGGGTGAATACCGAAAAACTACTTTATCAAGCTTATTTGAGCCTTATTATTTCTAAATTCCCTAAAGAAGAACAGCATTTAGGAACATTAATCGATTTAATCTCTTACTCTAACGTAAAAGAAGAGGACGAAGAATATAAAAATGCGGTTGATTATTTGTTTGAGGAACTAGAAATGGAAGATAAAGAACATTTTGCAGTAAAACAATATAAAGCGTATAAGTTAGCTGCTGGGAAAACCGCTAAAAGTATTTTAATTTCTTGTGCTACACGTTTAGCTCCTTTAAACATTCCAGCTGTTCGAGACTTACTATCAAAGAATGAAATTAATTTAGAGACATTTGGGGACAAAGGAAGAAAGACCGCCTTATTCGTTATCATACCTGATACCGATCCAACATTTAACTTCCTTGTATCGATGATGTACACTCAATTATTTAATATTTTAGTGACTAGAGCAGATGAAAAATATAAAGGCTCATTACCTACTCACGTTCGCTTTATGCTTGATGAATTTGCCAATATCGGTTTGATACCTAATTTTGATAAATTAATCGCTACAATCCGTTCTCGGAACATGTCAGCAACGATCATAATTCAAACGTTGTCACAATTAAAATCAATTTATAAAGATAATGCTGAAACAATTGTAGGTAACTGTGATACATCAATTTTTCTTGGTGGAAATGAAAAATCTACAATTAAATCCTTGTCTGAGGATTTAGGAAAAGAAACGATAAATGACTATAATGAATCTCGTACAAGATCGAACAATGATAGTTACGGTCAAAATTATTCAAAATTAGGTCGTGCATTAATGACTGAAGATGAAATTAAGAGGATGGATCGTGATACCTGCATTGTCCAAATCCTCGGCAAAAGACCGTTTAAAGATAAAAAATATCCTTTAGAAAAGCATCCACGCTATAAATTTCACAGTGATGGTAATAAATATTGGTTTGATATAGACCAATATTTACAAGCCTTGAGACGTCCTAAAAAACAAAAAATAAAGACAAGTAAGGTAAAGGATACAAATATAACTTCTGTTGAATCACCTCAACCACAATTAAAATTAACAGCTACAACTGATTCAATCAGTATAAATTTAAAAAAATATGGGGAGAAAATATAAAACACAAAGAGCGCAGAATGAATTAATTGCTATCGGATTATGTATCGCTTAGCATAGGTTAGTCCACACCTGTTCAACCAAGTGTGGACTAGCTTAATAGAGTTAATTCTTTTTCTAGCTCATTTATTTAACAATTAAGGCAAGCGTAAACAAAACGTACATGCTCAATACTTTTACTGCAGAAGAAATCACTTTTATTTCTCTTAGCACTTTTGTAATCATCTCTGGTAGAGTGCCATCGCAGCACGAACAAACCTGATCTCTTTAGTTAGGCGGTATTCTACCGTTTCCACAGGCAAGTTTTCTAGTTTTATATCTCGTTGACCTTGACTTACTTCTGCTTCATGGTAGTTCGAGATGGTTAAGATTAATTTTTCGCTCGAAGAGCAGATTTGTCGTTGTTGACAAAGACTGAACTTTTCTTTGCTGTTAGTTCAGTATTCTGCCTTTTAAAGCGAATCACATTTTAAGTGTAACTCATCTATTTGTTGGTTAAGTTTGTCGTTTTCATTTTCATATTTTTATATAATAGTGTGTGCCTGAATTTGGTGAATCATAGGAAATAATGTAATTGACGATAAATTTTAGTGAATTTAGAAGAACTACTATCATTTGGTAGTTCAAAAGTACCGCTTTATTAGTGTCGGTAATAAAAACAAAATCCATTTGCCTCCCAATGTAGTTTTTTAATTTATCTCGCTTTCGGTTACAAAAAACGAAAAGTTAAAAATCCTGAAATTTTTCAGTCTTAACACACAAATTTAATATCCCATATGAATGTGATTTTACAAGTTGTTAAAAACAAAAGACGACTAAACTACTGTTGAAATTTATATAAAGATGGTTAGGGATCAGAAATTAAAAGCTAGTGGTATACATAGGAATTAATGTTCATAATTGTAAATAGTATGGTAAAATACGTAATATAAAAGAATATCTAATAAGTGGTAGGTGTATTTAATGTATACTCGTAAAGAATTAACCGTTTCAAAAAAGTTTTTTTCTAAATATAAAACTATTTCTGATGCCATAAGGGATGCAAAACCTGGTTTTAAAGTTTTTGTTGAGCCTGGTACCTACTATGAAAATATTATTATAGATAAAGATGTGGAAATAATCGGAAAAGGATCGGTGGACGACATCGTTCTGTTTAGTATCAATATATCTGCTATTAAGATGCAGACAGAATGTGCTTCTGTTCGAGGGATAACCATCCGCCAAGGAGGAAAAGTCGAGGAAAAGATAGGTTATAGTGCTGTCAGCTCGTATATGGGTTCATTGACTTTGGAGAATTGTGTTATTAGTTCAGAAATAGGAATAGGCATTATTGTAACTGAAGAAGGAAATCCAATTATTCGAGAATGTAAAATTTATAGTAATAAAGATAGTGGTGTAGTATTTTTAGGAGGCAGTGGAATCATTGAAAATTGTGAAATCTATAATAATGGAAGTGCGAATGTAGAGATATCATCAGAAGCGGATCCAGTACTAAGGGGCTGTAAAATTTATAACAGTAAGCAATGGGGCGTAGTAGTTATGAAAAAAGGCCGGGGAACAATGGAAAACTGTGAAATCTATAGTAACGCATTGGATAATGTAGTGATAATAAGTGAAGGGTATCCAGTGTTAAAGAGCTGTAAGATATACAGCAGTGAGGAAAGTGGTGTATCCGTGGTGTACGAAGGCCGAGGAACACTGGAGAACTGTGAAATCTATAGTAACGCTAAACCCAATGTTGTAATAGATAATAAGGGAGATGCGTTGTTAAAAAGCTGTAAGATATACAGTGGTGAGCAAAGTGGCGTATTGGTGAAGGGAAAAAGTCGTGGGATTATTGAAGACTGTTATATATATGACCATCGTCATGACCACCAGATACATCTCCAAGGTACTATAGGGGTACTAAGAAATACTAGAATTATAGATGGTGGAAATTATGGTATTTATGTCGAGTCTGGCTATCCACTTATCTATTATTGCACCATTAAAAACCATCTAGTGGAAGACATTTATACGGATGAATATAGTATGTCGAGTATTCTGTTGGAAAATGAAAGTTTGGAGAGGGAGACAAAATCACGTGATGATAAGCCAACAAACCAATCCAAGTATGAGCAAATTTTTGGATTTAATCCATATGATTTAGAGCAAGAGGAGTTAAAATTGTGGCTACTAGAGGAACAAAAGAAATGGCTTAAGCGAATTAATGCACCAAGCTTAGAACGAAGACAAGAAGCAGAACAAATGCTTGAAATCATTGGAGAAGCTGAAAAAGAGTTATTGAAATAAAAGAAAATGTTAGTGGGAAAGGGTGGTAAGCTTGCTTATTGGAATTGATTTAGGAACAACAAACTCAGCAGTCTCTTATATTGACGAACATGGAAATCCAGTAATTATTCCTAACCGTGAAGGTGAAAGAACAACTCCTTCCGTTATTTTCTTTGAAGATGATACACCAATTATAGGAAGCTCTGCCAAAGCTATGTCGGTGAGTGACCCGTTTAATACGATTCAATTTGTTAAGAGACATATGGGGAGCAAGAGCTTTAATTTTAAAACAGGGACCGGAACAACATATACAACAGAAGAGCTTTCGGCATTAGTTTTAAAAAGGTTAAAGAAAGATGCTGAAACCTATTTAGGACAAACCATAACAAAGGCTGTTATTACTGTACCGGCATATTTCGATGATGCACAAAGACAGGCAACATTAGATGCCGGTGAAATTGCTGGATTACAAGTTTTAAGAGTAATTAATGAGCCGACAGCCGCAGCTTTAGCATATGGTTTACGTCAAGGAACGGAAGAACAAAATATTCTCGTTTATGACCTTGGTGGTGGGACATTTGACGTTACTATATTAAGTATATCCAAGGATGTTATTAGAGTGAGAGCAACAGGTGGGGATCGGAACCTCGGCGGTTTTGACTTTGATAATAAAGTTATTAATTATGTACAAGAGAAGTTTGAAGAGGAGCATAAAATTGACTTATATGACGATGAAATTGCTCTGCAAGAGTTAAGGGAGAAGGCGGAAGTATGTAAAAAAACGCTAACAAACCGCAAGAAAGCGCTAATCAATATTACGTCACAAGGTAAATCGTTACGAGTAGAAATCACGAAAGAGATATTTGAGGAAATGATTTCCCCGCTTCTCAATCGTACCTCACTCATTATGAATACAGTGTTAAATGATGCTAATTTATCTTGGGAGGAGATTGATAAAGTGCTGCTTGTTGGTGGGTCAACTCGTGTTCCGGCAGTCAGTGACATAATCGAAAAAACGACGGGGAAATCTCCTTCGTTAGATGTAAACCCTGATGAAATTGTTGCATTAGGTGCAGCGATTCAAGCGATGCTCTTGGATCAGAATAGTGAGGTTAGTCCAAGCGATTCAGCTAATGTCATTATCGATGTGAATTCTCATAGTTTAGGAACATTAACAATAGATTCTGATACTGAAAAATTTGTAAACTCTATTATTTTACCAAGAAATACTGAGTTGCCAGCAAGTAAAAGTGAAGTTTACTATACATGTGAAGATAATCAAAAAAGCATTCACCTTCAGCTTACAGAAGGTGAAGATGAGGATCCAGAGTATGTTCGAGTGATCGGGGAAACACTAATTCAACTCGAAGAACATCTTCCTGCTGAATCTCCTTTACGGATTACGATCTCTTACGATGAAAATGGGATAATTCATGCTTATGCCCATGACGAAACATCAAAGAAACAGTTAGGTGAGCTAAAGATTAATCGAACTGCTAACTTAAGTGGAGACAGTGTAGACGAAAAGACAAAAAAGTTTTTACTCATTGATGTTGAATAATAATCAAATGTGTTAGATATCTAGGGTTATAATTCTAGATATCTATATTTATGTTTGCAAATTAATAAAAGAAAGAGGTGTATCTATTCAAAATGAATTACTACGATAGGACTCCTGCTATTCAAGCGTTTTGTCAGCAAATCGAAAACGATACACGATTTGGTATCAACCAAAAATCGATTCAACGGGTTGAGAAAAAATTAGCTGAATATCCTCAACATCCTGATTTATTGTTCTTAATGGGAAAGTTATTTTTTTATTTGAATGAGTGGTTAAAGGCTTCAAAATATTTCTATCAGGCAGTGAAAGCAAAATCAACGGTAGCCGAACATTTTGCCTTCT
It contains:
- a CDS encoding InlB B-repeat-containing protein — encoded protein: MLRRTLIFLICLVLCFSLPFNVGAVDSLSDQRQHYLKITYDDKVIFHEQIAEGKIIQVKNAHGDIIKSEVLKREEVYELREVEPSQGYVLSYWDIQEDEKYLVVTPVLTEVKAINITFNALEGGELIENNAQTRVITKSVDKGTLLKEVLPKTNPRKDYKLSGWYLKTNDKKFKKIENLTSLEVSGPNEYYAKFYPDINDNNIDDRTEKIKVKFRPNTGKKIKNKTIFVGESFELPKLERKNYIFLGWYYDEDFKNKYSNQDRLMEDTTLYARWEKAEKVLQESESEPITDKEISDQIEHYLNERLREIEEQLLQRSSGNRNESSNSNNDSNNNILDQIDGFELGGTQNNPYTYNEVLTYTETKYVFNNTNIGERYMIKFKDQNNQFLFSLTLPYGRSIHVLHENESIQKEYAVRQETTINLNIPDFVHNESEFIGFDSRTKRVNSSSITEVYPKVQQYQPTDVLVSNELVEELASEEIESASHIIALISTVILLVLVIAIVIYFIFSRQKSKKSDVVNVK
- a CDS encoding VirD4-like conjugal transfer protein, CD1115 family; the protein is MEKMKANKVYLTLGVFLFVLVNYLSYYFRVTFAHDFLTGFNYLFEQPKYLFYAFPLSFNITDLSIASVVIAVGALLLYEKNQNKKKYKKGVEHGSAEWGTVERDLKGMYDENDQYNNLIFSEKTKIRLDDTGTPFDTRRNKNVIYIGGSGSGKTRFGVKPNLLQMNASFVVTDPKGTIVNEVGMALKNVGKYKIKIFNTTNFNKSMKYNPLSYVKTEQDILKLVETIISNTTNEDSQSESFWVNTEKLLYQAYLSLIISKFPKEEQHLGTLIDLISYSNVKEEDEEYKNAVDYLFEELEMEDKEHFAVKQYKAYKLAAGKTAKSILISCATRLAPLNIPAVRDLLSKNEINLETFGDKGRKTALFVIIPDTDPTFNFLVSMMYTQLFNILVTRADEKYKGSLPTHVRFMLDEFANIGLIPNFDKLIATIRSRNMSATIIIQTLSQLKSIYKDNAETIVGNCDTSIFLGGNEKSTIKSLSEDLGKETINDYNESRTRSNNDSYGQNYSKLGRALMTEDEIKRMDRDTCIVQILGKRPFKDKKYPLEKHPRYKFHSDGNKYWFDIDQYLQALRRPKKQKIKTSKVKDTNITSVESPQPQLKLTATTDSISINLKKYGEKI
- a CDS encoding right-handed parallel beta-helix repeat-containing protein; amino-acid sequence: MYTRKELTVSKKFFSKYKTISDAIRDAKPGFKVFVEPGTYYENIIIDKDVEIIGKGSVDDIVLFSINISAIKMQTECASVRGITIRQGGKVEEKIGYSAVSSYMGSLTLENCVISSEIGIGIIVTEEGNPIIRECKIYSNKDSGVVFLGGSGIIENCEIYNNGSANVEISSEADPVLRGCKIYNSKQWGVVVMKKGRGTMENCEIYSNALDNVVIISEGYPVLKSCKIYSSEESGVSVVYEGRGTLENCEIYSNAKPNVVIDNKGDALLKSCKIYSGEQSGVLVKGKSRGIIEDCYIYDHRHDHQIHLQGTIGVLRNTRIIDGGNYGIYVESGYPLIYYCTIKNHLVEDIYTDEYSMSSILLENESLERETKSRDDKPTNQSKYEQIFGFNPYDLEQEELKLWLLEEQKKWLKRINAPSLERRQEAEQMLEIIGEAEKELLK
- a CDS encoding Maff2 family mobile element protein encodes the protein MSFFLTGVDVLQKLVILIGAGLGVWGVVNLLEGYGNDNPGAKSQGMKQFMSGAGIVIIAMLLIPQLKTLFAT